The following coding sequences are from one Lolium rigidum isolate FL_2022 chromosome 6, APGP_CSIRO_Lrig_0.1, whole genome shotgun sequence window:
- the LOC124666908 gene encoding histone chaperone ASF1B-like, with the protein MSAVNLTNVAVLDNPTSFVNPFQFEISYECLVALEDDLEWKLIYVGSAEDENYDQQLESVLVGPVNVGTYRFVLQADPPDPSKIREEDIIGVTVLLLTCSYMGQEFIRVGYYVNNDYDDEQLREEPPAKLLIDRVQRNILTDKPRVTKFPINFHPETSAGQQQEQPQSALPENQAGEGGKPTNTDP; encoded by the exons atgagcgCGGTGAACCTGACCAACGTGGCGGTGCTCGACAACCCCACCTCTTTCGTCAACCCGTTCCAGTTCGAGATCTCCTACGAGTGCCTCGTCGCCCTCGAGGACG ATCTGGAGTGGAAGCTTATATATGTTGGATCAGCTGAAGATGAGAATTATGATCAGCAACTTGAGAGTGTGCTGGTTGGCCCTGTGAATGTCGGGACATACCGTTTTGTTCTGCAG GCTGACCCTCCGGATCCCTCAAAGATCCGGGAGGAAGACATAATTGGTGTTACAGTGCTCCTGTTGACTTGTTCGTACATGGGGCAGGAGTTCATCAGAGTAGGTTACTACGTGAACAATGACTATGATGATGAGCAACTCAGAGAAGAACCCCCAGCGAAGCTGCTGATTGACCGGGTGCAGAGAAATATTTTGACTGACAAGCCCCGAGTCACCAAGTTCCCCATCAACTTCCATCCTGAAACCAGCGCAGGACAGCAGCAAGAGCAGCCACAATCAGCTTTACCTGAAAACCAGGCAGGCGAAGGGGGCAAGCCCACCAACACGGATCCATGA
- the LOC124665973 gene encoding uncharacterized protein LOC124665973 — protein sequence MTGSRKQELNSKKKLEKKLSFYSKVKDTVTSLNAKKAISKKKKQRSRQKKLKAYDFSELSEFLPETASSQKQTEVKLNCKSKQALVQRESAQLNAVLNNPQFQLDPFAAIHQHLVLTQPPSSMKEDDSVKTGKKSRKDKKRKKKKNSALPTTESMDI from the exons AT GACTGGGTCTAGGAAGCAGGAGCTCAACTCTAAGAAAAAGCTCGAGAAGAAGCTTAGCTTCTACTCAA AAGTGAAAGATACGGTTACTTCCCTAAATGCTAAGAAGGCTATCAGTAAG AAAAAGAAACAGAGGAGCCGTCAGAAGAAATTGAAAGCATATGATTTCTCAGAACTTTCTGAGTTCCTTCCTGAAACAGCTAGCTCACAGAAGCAGACTGAAGTAAAGCTGAACTGCAAATCAAAGCAGGCTTTAGT GCAACGGGAATCTGCTCAACTGAACGCTGTACTGAACAATCCTCAGTTCCAGCTAGACCCATTTGCGGCAATTCATCAGCATCTGGTATTAACACAACCACCTTCATCCATGAAAGAAGACGACTCTGTAAAGACTGGGAAGAAATCTAGGAAGGacaagaaaaggaagaaaaagaagaacagCGCTTTGCCAACCACTGAGTCAATGGATATCTGA